A window of Microcoleus sp. bin38.metabat.b11b12b14.051 genomic DNA:
CGCACTTCATACAAACCGGCAGCCAGCTTATTCTGCCAACTGCGGGCGCTATCAAACGCTAAAATAGGTTTTAAACCAAATTTCTCCGATTCGCGCGCCCACTGATTTACCAAGTGGCAGTACGGGCAAATTACAAGCAGGACTTGCAGGTTAATTTTATTGTATAATTCAGTGGCGATCGCCAGTGCAGTAATTGTCTTGCCGCTACCCGTCGCCATCTTCAGCGTACCGCGTCCTTGATTGGCGAACCAATTATCAACCGCCGCCTGCTGATATTGTCGCAATTGTAGCGATGGCGGCATTCTCGGAAACCCGTATTGTGAATGATTGGCGACCATCCCGATTCACCTTTAAAGCAGTTAATAAGAAGGAAGAAGGAAGAAGGAAGAAGGAAGAAGGAAGAAAGGAATAAGAATACATACACAGCAAGTTTTTTAGCGAGCCGTATTTTACATATAATTAGGTGGGTGTACTTATATGCAAACTTCCCTATACTCAAATGTAGCTTAAGGGCGATCGAAATTTAACAACCCAAACAAATCGTTCGCCGACATTTGCAAACCCGACAGCACATCGAGTACAGTTAAAATATCCTCGCCCTCCTTCGCCTCGGGTTGCTGCTGCGGCTTAAAAACAAGAACTAATTTTTCTTCCGGGTCAAGCAACCAACCCAGTTTAGTCTTATTTTCGATACAAAACAGAATTTTACTAATCGCGCGGGTACAACTTTCTGTCGGAGACAAAATCTCAATTATCCAGTCTGGTGCAATATTAAATATATCTTGAATCTCTCCATTAGCACCGACGGGAATGCGCGACCACTCGAACACTGCTAAATCTGGAACAACAGCATATCCTCCAAAAGTGCAGCGCAACTCGGGAAAAGCAAAAGCTAACTTCTGCGGTTTTCCAGCTTGATTAATAGTCGATGAAAATTTGATTTGTAACGTGCTATGTTTTCCTGGCGGCATAGCTTTCTGATAAATTTGACCGTCAACATACTCGCTAGCCGGCTTAGTTTCTGGTAGCAGGAGAAACTCTTCCAGAGAAATCTTTGACGGAGACTGAATTGACTTTAGCATAAGCGATTAAAGCCTCAAAAACTCTTAAAGATTCACATCGCTATCAGTTTCCCAATCAGGACAACCGTCCGATTCCACACCAGTAGGGTGCATCGCACAAACCAACAAATTCCCACCGTAAACTTGACCGTGATAGTTCATACAACCGCGACAAACCGGATGCTGCGTCGGCGAAGGGTCTACATACGTCACAAAAGACGAATCTATCTCATCAAACTCCGGATCAAATTCCCGAAAAATTTCGATTATGGGTTCGAGAAATTCATTGAAATAACCATCAAATTCATTTAAATAACCATCAACTTCAACAATCAGGTTATTTTGTACTTGTTCTGTAAACTCTTCCGAAATCTTTGTCAAAACGTCCAACATTTCGACAAACTCTTCGCCCATATCAGTAAAAAAATGCTCGACTTCAGACACAGCATTTTCCATTACTTCAAAAAAATCTTTAGACCAATCTTCCATAAATTTGACAGCTTACTATTGCAAAATATTTCACAGATAAATGCAACCAGCCTCCGGCGAAGCGATCGCACCTACTCTCAATTCTATTACCTATTGCTCTATATCCATCCACATCTGATATTATTTTCATAAAATAATACAACTGTAGCTCAGATCGAAACCTAAATCCAGTAAATCATCCCCAATCTAAAATTTAAAATGGTATAACTGGGGAGATATGCAAAAAGGGAACTCAGGATAATAATCTTGAGTTCCCTTTTTGGTTTGCTGCGCGAGCTTTTTAAGCTTAATCTCGCTTGAGTCGCCGCAATTCCTCTTGTAAATTCTCTACCTGTTCGCGAAGCTTGTCTACGCCACCGGTTTCTTTCGTTTCTTTTGCAGAAACTTCTTCTTCCTCAGAAAGAATTTCAATCCGCCGAGGTTCAGCCGATTTTTTGTCCCCAGTAGCTTCTACCGGCGGTTGCTGCTGCTGGGCTTGTTGCACCATGTCATCAACAAAGCGACGAGCTTCTTCCGTTGACATTTCGCCCCGCTTCACCAATTCATCTGCCAGCTTTTGGGCTTCTGTGCGCAATTCAGTTAACTTGCTGCCTGCTTTTTCACCAGCGTAGGAAGCTAGCCCAACACCAAGGTAAACTGCTTTCTGTAAAATATCTCCGAAACCAGGCATAGGAGCTATACCTCAAAATACTGGGTGAACCGGAGACCACGCCTATTACAAGCATCCCGTGTTGCTGCTACCTTCCGGTCCTGACAAGATTTGGGCGTTGGAATCGCGTGGGGCCAGTTCATTTACGAGTATAACACAGTTATTTATTCTTCAACCACACACCAGTGATAAATTTCATAAATAACGCAACCGTTCTTCACCAGCGGGTCTTCAGCGACGATCGCCTTTGCCTCATCCATAGAACCCGCCTCAAACATCAACATACCGCCGCCCCGCCTTGCCCAGTAGCCAGTTTTCGCTCGGTGTCCTTTAGAAATCAAATCACGGACATAAGCTCTGTGAGCTGGCACATACTGGTCAAAGACAGGCTTTTCGACAATTCCCTGCTCAATTTTGACAAACCAAGGCATTTTAAATTTTAGATTTTAGATTTTGGATTTTGGATTGTAGATTGGGAGTGGGGTTTTTGGTACAGGGCATTGAGTAAATACTCGATCGCCCGTACTGGGCTATTCCTTCCCGATCCGATGCTATCCTATGAACCCGTCAAAACAGCGATTTTTTATTGCTTTAGTGCCCCCAGACGATATTCAACAACAGATTACTCAGATTAAACTGTATTTTGCGGAACACTACAACACCCGCGGTGCGTTGAACTCGCCGCCCCACATCACGCTGCAACCTCCCTTTGAATGGCTGGCGGCGGATGTGCCGAAATTGGAGGAAAGTGTCAGGGTTTTTGCTGCAAACCGGCCGCCAATTCCCGTTACGCTATCAGGTTTTGCCGCTTTCGCGCCCCGCGTCATTTACGCCGATGTCGTCAAATCGCCCCAATTGCTGGAGATGCAAACAGATTTGATGGAATATGTCGGGGCAAATTTAGGAATACGCGATCGCATTTCTCAGACTCGCTCATTTGTACCGCACATGACAGTAGCGTTTCGCGATTTAACCCAGGAGAATTTTCAAAGGGCTTGGTTGGAATTCTGCGGGCGCGAACTCCACTTTGAGTTTACCGCGAAGGCATTAACCTTACTACTACACGACGGCAGCCGCTGGAACATCAGCCAACAGTTCCCACTTGCCACCGAACCTGCAACAATTTTAAATCAATCCTAAACACTCTTCCTTCTCTTCTCTTTCTTCGCGTCCTTAGCGTCTTCGCGGTTAGTTTCCCCCCCCCAAATAAAAACTTGTTATAGGTTCGTAGTGAGGACTTTAGTCCTTCCGAAAATGCTGCGGACTAAAGTCCTCACTACGAACCTGTCCTTAGCGTCTTCGCGGTTAGTTTCCCCCCCCCCAAATAAAAACTTGTTATAGGTTCGTAGTGAGGACTTTAGTCCTTCCGA
This region includes:
- a CDS encoding Uma2 family endonuclease, with the translated sequence MLKSIQSPSKISLEEFLLLPETKPASEYVDGQIYQKAMPPGKHSTLQIKFSSTINQAGKPQKLAFAFPELRCTFGGYAVVPDLAVFEWSRIPVGANGEIQDIFNIAPDWIIEILSPTESCTRAISKILFCIENKTKLGWLLDPEEKLVLVFKPQQQPEAKEGEDILTVLDVLSGLQMSANDLFGLLNFDRP
- a CDS encoding YciI family protein — translated: MPWFVKIEQGIVEKPVFDQYVPAHRAYVRDLISKGHRAKTGYWARRGGGMLMFEAGSMDEAKAIVAEDPLVKNGCVIYEIYHWCVVEE
- a CDS encoding 2'-5' RNA ligase family protein, with protein sequence MNPSKQRFFIALVPPDDIQQQITQIKLYFAEHYNTRGALNSPPHITLQPPFEWLAADVPKLEESVRVFAANRPPIPVTLSGFAAFAPRVIYADVVKSPQLLEMQTDLMEYVGANLGIRDRISQTRSFVPHMTVAFRDLTQENFQRAWLEFCGRELHFEFTAKALTLLLHDGSRWNISQQFPLATEPATILNQS